The following are encoded in a window of Haloarcula halophila genomic DNA:
- a CDS encoding PAS domain S-box protein has product MSPEYRVLHVDDEPDFLALTADYLEGEHEGFRVETATSATEGLATLDRTWIDCIVSDYEMPETTGIELLESVRSDHPDLPVIIFTGRGTESVASRAISAGVTDYLHKDGGPEQFTILANRIENAVDKYRTEQRLTETRRRYEQVTEQNLAGIYLIQNGEFVFVNPTLAEIHGYERETVVGMSPLELVAPAERDRVQRQLRRRLDGDVEDIHYETVGLTKTGEHIDIELHGSRTTYDGSPAIIGTELDITERKERQRELQRTKQRLEMALQEARAGLWKWDLDTDDLYWSDELLDLLGLSPDEFDGDIGAFEERLHPDDVDRVEAAIETAIENETHYQVEERIEDADGEYIWLDARGRVAENGDSRSMTGIVIDITERKEQEELLRRQRDRLDELTRTLSHDLRNPLQVADGQLKLARRECDSEHLETVDLALDRIDTLITDVLSLTENGETAADSSLVDLAALAQNCWRTVDTAEATLVTDIDRTLRAHESRLRQLFENLIRNAVEHAGTHVTVTVGELPGGFYVEDDGPGIPAEERGGVFEVGYSTSEDGTGFGLNIVKRVVETHGWDVQVTEGTDGGARFEVTGVESATE; this is encoded by the coding sequence ATGAGTCCCGAGTATCGTGTTCTTCACGTCGACGACGAGCCCGATTTTTTGGCTCTGACAGCCGACTACCTCGAAGGAGAACATGAGGGATTCCGGGTCGAAACGGCGACTTCGGCAACGGAGGGGCTTGCCACGCTCGACCGGACCTGGATTGACTGTATCGTCAGCGATTACGAGATGCCAGAGACGACCGGGATCGAGTTACTCGAATCCGTCCGTTCGGACCACCCCGACCTCCCGGTTATCATCTTCACCGGCAGAGGGACCGAATCCGTCGCCAGTCGAGCGATCTCGGCCGGTGTGACGGACTACCTGCACAAGGACGGGGGACCGGAACAGTTCACCATCCTGGCCAACAGGATCGAGAACGCCGTCGACAAGTACCGGACCGAACAGCGACTAACCGAGACCCGCCGTCGGTACGAGCAGGTCACCGAACAGAACCTCGCCGGCATCTACCTCATCCAGAACGGGGAGTTCGTCTTCGTCAACCCGACGCTCGCGGAGATTCACGGCTACGAGCGGGAGACGGTCGTCGGAATGTCGCCCCTCGAACTCGTCGCACCGGCAGAGCGGGACCGGGTACAACGGCAGCTCCGGCGGCGGCTCGACGGGGACGTCGAAGACATCCACTACGAGACCGTCGGACTCACGAAGACCGGCGAGCATATCGATATCGAACTCCACGGGAGTCGGACCACATACGACGGGAGTCCGGCGATAATCGGGACCGAACTCGACATCACCGAACGGAAGGAACGCCAGCGCGAACTGCAACGGACCAAACAGCGCCTGGAGATGGCACTCCAGGAGGCACGCGCCGGACTCTGGAAGTGGGACCTCGACACCGACGACCTGTACTGGAGCGACGAGTTGCTGGACCTGCTTGGGCTCTCCCCGGACGAGTTCGACGGCGACATCGGCGCGTTCGAAGAGCGCCTCCATCCCGACGACGTCGACCGGGTGGAGGCTGCGATCGAGACCGCGATCGAGAACGAGACACACTATCAAGTCGAGGAACGTATCGAGGACGCCGACGGCGAGTACATCTGGCTCGACGCACGGGGGCGGGTCGCCGAGAACGGGGACTCCCGGTCGATGACCGGCATCGTCATCGACATCACGGAGCGAAAGGAACAGGAGGAACTGTTACGTCGCCAGCGCGACAGGCTGGACGAACTCACCAGGACCCTCAGTCACGACCTCCGGAACCCCTTACAGGTCGCGGACGGACAGTTGAAGCTCGCCCGACGAGAGTGCGATAGCGAGCACCTCGAGACGGTCGACCTCGCGCTCGATCGGATCGACACGCTGATTACCGACGTTCTCTCGCTGACGGAGAACGGCGAGACCGCGGCCGACAGCTCTCTCGTCGATCTGGCGGCACTGGCCCAAAACTGCTGGCGCACCGTCGACACGGCCGAGGCCACCCTCGTCACTGACATCGACCGAACGCTCCGTGCCCACGAGAGCCGGCTGCGCCAACTGTTCGAAAACCTGATCCGGAACGCTGTCGAACACGCGGGAACACACGTCACCGTAACCGTAGGCGAACTACCCGGCGGATTCTACGTCGAGGACGACGGACCGGGCATCCCGGCCGAGGAACGGGGCGGGGTTTTCGAGGTCGGATACTCGACGAGCGAGGACGGGACAGGGTTCGGACTGAACATCGTCAAGCGGGTCGTCGAGACACACGGCTGGGATGTACAGGTGACAGAGGGGACCGACGGTGGGGCGCGGTTCGAGGTGACGGGCGTCGAGTCCGCGACGGAGTAG
- a CDS encoding ATP synthase subunit A, with amino-acid sequence MSQATEADVREDGIIESVSGPVVTARDLDARMNDVVYVGSEGLMGEVIEIEGNITTIQVYEETSGVSPGEPVEGTGSPLSVDLGPGMLDAIYDGVQRPLDVLEEKMGSPYLDRGVDAPGIDLEKTWEFEPEVEAGDEVEAGDIVGTVPETPSIDHKVMVPPNSEGGEVTSIESGNFTVEETVVELDSGEEIQMRQEWPVRSQRPAEDKETPTEPLISGQRVLDGLFPIAKGGTAAIPGPFGSGKTVTQHQLAKWADADIVVYVGCGERGNEMTEVIEDFPELEDPITGNALMDRTCLIANTSNMPVAARESCVYTGITIAEYFRDMGYDVALMADSTSRWAEAMREISSRLEEMPGEEGYPAYLSARLSEFYERAGYFQNINDTEGSVSVIGAVSPPGGDFSEPVTQNTLRIVKTFWALDADLAERRHFPSINWNESYSLYRDQLDPWFVDNVRDDWPETRQWAIDTLDEEAELQEIVQLVGKDALPEDQQLTLEIARYLREAWLQQNAFHPTDTYCEPEKTYRIMDAIKTYNDAAFEALDAGVPVEEITDIESAPRLNRIGVQEDYNEYIDDLEDDITSELRELY; translated from the coding sequence ATGAGTCAAGCAACAGAAGCAGACGTCCGTGAGGACGGCATCATCGAAAGCGTCTCCGGACCGGTCGTAACGGCTCGGGACCTCGACGCCCGGATGAACGACGTCGTCTACGTCGGTTCGGAAGGGCTGATGGGCGAGGTCATCGAGATCGAAGGCAACATCACTACTATCCAGGTGTACGAGGAGACCTCCGGCGTCTCCCCGGGCGAACCCGTCGAAGGGACGGGCTCGCCCCTCTCCGTGGATCTCGGGCCGGGCATGCTCGACGCCATCTACGACGGCGTCCAGCGCCCGCTCGACGTCCTCGAAGAGAAGATGGGATCGCCGTACCTCGACCGCGGGGTCGACGCGCCGGGGATCGACCTGGAGAAGACCTGGGAGTTCGAACCCGAGGTTGAGGCCGGCGACGAGGTCGAAGCCGGTGACATCGTCGGGACGGTCCCGGAGACCCCAAGTATCGATCACAAAGTGATGGTTCCGCCCAACTCCGAAGGCGGCGAGGTCACCTCGATCGAGTCCGGCAACTTCACCGTCGAGGAGACGGTCGTCGAACTGGACTCGGGCGAGGAGATCCAGATGCGCCAGGAGTGGCCGGTCCGTAGCCAGCGTCCGGCCGAGGACAAGGAGACGCCGACCGAGCCGCTCATCTCCGGCCAGCGGGTGCTCGACGGCCTGTTCCCGATCGCGAAAGGCGGGACGGCCGCCATCCCCGGTCCGTTCGGTTCCGGGAAGACCGTCACCCAGCACCAGCTCGCCAAGTGGGCCGACGCGGACATCGTCGTCTATGTCGGCTGTGGCGAGCGTGGCAACGAGATGACCGAAGTGATCGAGGACTTCCCGGAACTGGAAGACCCCATCACGGGCAACGCCCTGATGGACCGGACCTGCCTCATCGCGAACACGTCGAACATGCCCGTCGCGGCGCGTGAGTCCTGTGTGTACACGGGTATCACCATCGCGGAGTACTTCCGCGACATGGGCTACGACGTGGCGCTGATGGCCGACTCCACCTCCCGGTGGGCCGAGGCCATGCGGGAGATCTCCTCGCGACTGGAGGAGATGCCCGGCGAGGAGGGGTACCCCGCGTATCTCTCCGCTCGTCTGAGCGAGTTCTACGAGCGTGCGGGCTACTTCCAGAACATCAACGACACGGAGGGCTCGGTCAGCGTCATCGGGGCCGTCTCCCCGCCCGGCGGGGACTTCTCGGAGCCGGTGACACAGAACACCCTGCGGATCGTCAAGACGTTCTGGGCGCTGGACGCCGACCTCGCCGAACGTCGGCACTTCCCTTCGATCAACTGGAACGAGTCCTACTCGCTGTATCGGGACCAACTCGACCCGTGGTTCGTCGACAACGTCCGGGACGACTGGCCCGAGACACGCCAGTGGGCGATCGACACGCTGGACGAGGAGGCCGAACTCCAGGAGATCGTCCAGCTCGTCGGGAAGGACGCGCTGCCCGAGGACCAGCAGCTCACCTTGGAGATCGCCCGCTACCTGCGTGAGGCGTGGCTCCAGCAGAACGCGTTCCACCCGACCGACACCTACTGCGAGCCCGAGAAGACGTACCGCATCATGGACGCCATCAAGACGTACAACGACGCGGCCTTCGAGGCGCTCGACGCCGGTGTCCCCGTCGAGGAGATCACCGACATCGAGAGCGCGCCCCGACTCAACCGCATCGGCGTCCAGGAGGACTACAACGAGTACATCGACGACCTGGAAGACGACATCACATCGGAACTCCGGGAGCTGTACTAA
- a CDS encoding V-type ATP synthase subunit D, whose amino-acid sequence MAKDVKPTRKNLMQIEDRIELSERGHDTLEKKRDGLIMEFMDILDQAQDVRDDLDDSYDRAQHAIDMARAMEGDVAVRGAAAALKEHPELTTQSKNIMGVVVPQIESSKVRKSLDERGYGVMGTSARIDEAADAYEELLENIILAAEVETAMKKMLEEIETTKRRVNALEFKLLPDLHDNKEYIEQKLEEQEREEIFRMKKIKAKKEEEEDELEAAEEADEELEAVTADD is encoded by the coding sequence ATGGCTAAGGACGTCAAGCCCACGCGCAAGAACTTGATGCAGATCGAGGACCGCATCGAGCTGTCCGAGCGTGGCCACGACACGCTGGAGAAGAAGCGTGACGGGCTCATCATGGAGTTCATGGACATCCTGGATCAGGCACAGGACGTCCGGGACGACCTCGACGACTCCTACGACCGCGCACAGCACGCGATCGACATGGCCCGCGCGATGGAGGGTGACGTCGCGGTGCGGGGCGCTGCCGCGGCGCTCAAGGAACACCCCGAACTGACGACCCAGTCGAAGAACATCATGGGCGTGGTCGTCCCACAGATCGAGTCCAGCAAGGTCAGGAAGTCCCTCGACGAGCGTGGCTACGGCGTGATGGGGACCTCCGCCCGCATCGACGAGGCCGCCGACGCCTACGAGGAACTGCTGGAGAACATCATCCTCGCGGCCGAGGTCGAGACGGCGATGAAGAAGATGCTCGAAGAGATCGAGACCACCAAGCGCCGCGTCAACGCCCTGGAGTTCAAGCTCCTGCCCGACCTCCACGACAACAAGGAGTACATCGAGCAGAAACTCGAAGAACAGGAGCGTGAAGAGATTTTCCGCATGAAGAAGATCAAGGCCAAGAAGGAAGAAGAAGAGGACGAACTCGAAGCCGCCGAGGAAGCGGACGAGGAACTGGAAGCGGTCACCGCTGACGACTGA
- a CDS encoding ATP synthase subunit B: MKEYQTITEISGPLVFVETDEPVGYDEIVEIETSDGQMRRGQVLESASDYVAIQVFEGTEGIDREASVRFLGETMKMPVTEDLLGRVMDGTGQPIDGGPEIVPDERQDIVGAAINPFSREYPEEFIQTGVSAIDGMNTLVRGQKLPIFSASGLPHNDLALQIARQATVPEEEDGEDDEGSEFAVIFGAMGITAEEANEFMDDFERTGALERSVVFMNLADDPAVERTITPRLALTTAEYLAFEKDYHVLVILTDMTNYCEALREIGAAREEVPGRRGYPGYMYTDLAQLYERAGRIEGRSGSVTQIPILTMPGDDDTHPIPDLTGYITEGQIYIDRDLNSQGVQPPINVLPSLSRLMDDGIGEGLTRGDHADVKDQIFAAYAEGEDLRDLVNIVGREALSDLDNKYLDFADRFEDEFVDQGIDTDRDIDETLELGWDLLSMLPKDALNRIDEELIEEHYREDEPAETVEAEA, translated from the coding sequence ATGAAAGAGTACCAGACTATCACAGAGATCAGCGGCCCGCTGGTGTTCGTCGAGACCGACGAGCCGGTCGGCTACGACGAGATCGTCGAGATCGAGACCAGCGACGGCCAGATGCGCCGCGGCCAGGTGCTCGAATCGGCGAGCGACTACGTCGCCATCCAGGTGTTCGAAGGCACCGAGGGGATCGACCGCGAGGCGTCGGTCCGCTTCCTGGGCGAGACGATGAAGATGCCCGTCACCGAGGACCTGCTCGGACGGGTCATGGACGGCACTGGCCAGCCCATCGACGGCGGGCCGGAGATCGTCCCCGACGAGCGCCAGGACATTGTCGGCGCGGCGATCAACCCGTTCTCGCGTGAGTATCCCGAGGAGTTCATCCAGACGGGTGTCTCCGCGATCGACGGCATGAACACGCTCGTCCGCGGCCAGAAACTGCCGATCTTCTCGGCGTCGGGCCTGCCCCACAACGATCTGGCGCTCCAGATCGCCCGGCAGGCGACGGTGCCGGAAGAGGAGGACGGCGAAGACGACGAGGGGTCGGAGTTCGCAGTGATCTTCGGTGCGATGGGGATCACCGCCGAAGAGGCAAACGAGTTCATGGACGACTTCGAGCGGACCGGCGCGCTGGAACGCTCGGTCGTCTTCATGAACCTGGCGGACGACCCGGCCGTCGAGCGGACGATCACGCCGCGGCTGGCGCTGACGACCGCCGAGTATCTCGCCTTCGAGAAGGACTACCACGTGCTGGTCATCCTGACGGACATGACCAACTACTGTGAGGCGCTGCGCGAGATCGGTGCCGCACGCGAGGAGGTCCCGGGCCGCCGTGGCTACCCGGGCTACATGTACACCGACCTCGCACAGCTCTACGAGCGGGCCGGCCGTATCGAGGGCCGCTCGGGCTCGGTGACCCAGATCCCGATCCTGACGATGCCGGGCGACGACGACACCCACCCGATCCCGGACCTGACGGGATACATTACAGAGGGCCAGATCTACATCGACCGGGACCTCAACAGCCAGGGCGTCCAGCCGCCGATCAACGTCCTGCCGAGCCTCTCACGGCTGATGGACGACGGGATCGGCGAGGGCCTGACCCGTGGCGACCACGCCGACGTCAAAGACCAGATCTTCGCCGCCTACGCGGAGGGTGAGGACCTGCGCGACCTCGTGAACATCGTCGGTCGCGAGGCGCTGTCGGACCTGGACAACAAGTACCTCGACTTCGCGGACCGCTTCGAGGACGAGTTCGTCGACCAGGGAATCGATACCGACCGGGACATCGACGAGACGCTGGAACTCGGTTGGGACCTGCTCTCGATGCTCCCGAAAGACGCCCTCAACCGTATCGACGAGGAACTCATCGAGGAACACTACCGCGAGGACGAGCCCGCCGAGACCGTCGAAGCAGAAGCCTGA
- a CDS encoding bacteriorhodopsin, with amino-acid sequence MPQPGSESIWLWLGTAGMFLGMVYFIARGWGETDERRQKFYIATILITAIAFVNYLAMALGFGLTIIELPNDPEAPIYWARYTDWLFTTPLLLYDLGLLAGADRNTIASLVSLDVLMIGTGVLATLSAGSGVLSPGAERLVWWGISTAFLLVLLYFLFSSLSGRVSDLPSDTQSTFKTLRNLVTVVWLVYPVWWLIGTEGLGLVGIFPETAGFMVIDLVAKVGFGFILLRSHSVLDGAKQSTGAATPADD; translated from the coding sequence ATGCCACAACCAGGCTCGGAATCGATATGGCTCTGGCTCGGTACAGCCGGAATGTTCCTCGGGATGGTGTATTTCATCGCCCGGGGTTGGGGAGAGACAGACGAACGACGACAGAAGTTCTACATCGCCACCATACTGATAACGGCGATCGCCTTCGTGAACTACCTCGCGATGGCGCTTGGCTTCGGACTGACGATCATCGAGTTACCGAACGATCCGGAAGCACCCATCTACTGGGCGCGATACACGGACTGGCTGTTCACGACACCGCTGTTGCTGTACGACCTCGGGCTGTTGGCCGGGGCCGATCGCAACACCATCGCGTCGCTCGTCAGTCTCGACGTCCTGATGATCGGGACTGGCGTCCTCGCGACGCTGTCGGCCGGCAGCGGTGTCCTGTCACCGGGCGCCGAGCGGTTGGTCTGGTGGGGTATCAGCACGGCCTTCCTGCTGGTCCTGCTGTACTTCCTGTTCAGTTCGCTGTCCGGTCGGGTCAGCGACTTACCCAGTGACACACAGAGCACGTTCAAGACCTTGCGGAACCTCGTGACCGTGGTCTGGCTCGTCTATCCGGTCTGGTGGCTCATCGGGACCGAAGGGCTCGGTCTCGTCGGCATCTTCCCGGAGACGGCCGGGTTCATGGTCATCGACCTCGTCGCCAAGGTCGGCTTCGGCTTCATCCTGCTGCGGAGCCACAGCGTCCTCGACGGCGCCAAACAGTCGACGGGCGCGGCGACGCCGGCGGACGACTGA
- the argS gene encoding arginine--tRNA ligase — translation MFLQLRAEAADALAAALTDLDLPTDDLGIEEPPEDVDAVLASSAAFRLAGEVGAPPPAVAADIAEAIDTTGLTYVSDVTTQGPYVNFLPSEAYFAETLSAAVDDDYGRLPDRETSVVVEHTSANPTGPVHVGRARNPIIGDAVARVLDYAGYDVDRHYYVNDAGRQIAVFTWAYETIDESELPEPERDSPEYEMVRYYRAGNSYLEDEEPDAVEEAEAEIAAILQGLEEGDEETYERVAEVVDTVLGGMQTTLERLPAEFDEFVKETQFMRDGSTDELVDRLQALDCAVYEDDAWQLDLPDFEKNLVFLRSDGTSLYTTRDLAHHEWKFENYDRAVTVLGEDHKLQADQLSATLELLGNDTEQLRQVFYSWVNLPEGGMSTREGTGIDLDDLLDEAIDRARDEVEDRLDDRSRGDLDEDDIERIAHQVGIGAVRYDIVSKQPTKGITFEWDRALDFEAQSAPYVQYVHARCCGILDETGDRPTEPDFDALTEPEELDLLRVVARFPRVIEEAAEDLQPHSVATYTRDIAETFNAFYRECPVLDADPETRRARLALVVAARNTVANALDAVGVEAPTSM, via the coding sequence ATGTTCCTGCAGCTTCGCGCGGAAGCCGCTGACGCGCTGGCGGCCGCGCTCACCGATCTTGACCTCCCGACCGACGACCTCGGGATCGAGGAGCCGCCGGAGGACGTCGACGCCGTCCTGGCGTCCAGCGCGGCCTTCCGGCTGGCCGGGGAGGTCGGCGCACCACCGCCGGCAGTCGCCGCCGACATCGCCGAGGCGATCGACACCACCGGACTGACCTACGTCAGCGACGTGACGACACAGGGGCCGTACGTCAACTTCCTGCCCAGCGAGGCCTACTTCGCCGAGACGCTCTCGGCCGCCGTCGACGACGACTACGGACGGCTGCCCGACCGGGAGACGAGCGTCGTCGTCGAACACACGTCGGCGAACCCGACCGGACCGGTCCACGTTGGCCGTGCTCGGAACCCGATCATCGGCGACGCGGTCGCTCGCGTGCTCGATTACGCCGGGTACGACGTGGATCGCCACTACTACGTCAACGACGCCGGCCGACAGATCGCGGTGTTCACCTGGGCCTATGAGACCATCGACGAGAGCGAACTGCCCGAGCCCGAACGGGACTCCCCGGAGTACGAGATGGTCCGGTACTACCGGGCGGGCAACTCGTATCTCGAAGACGAGGAGCCGGACGCCGTCGAGGAGGCCGAAGCCGAGATCGCGGCGATCCTCCAGGGGTTGGAGGAGGGCGACGAGGAGACCTACGAACGGGTCGCCGAGGTCGTCGACACGGTCCTCGGCGGGATGCAGACGACGCTCGAACGGCTCCCCGCCGAGTTCGACGAGTTCGTCAAGGAGACCCAGTTCATGCGTGACGGGTCGACGGACGAACTCGTCGACCGACTGCAAGCGCTGGACTGTGCGGTCTACGAGGACGACGCCTGGCAACTCGACCTGCCCGACTTCGAGAAGAACCTCGTGTTCCTGCGCTCGGACGGGACCTCGCTGTACACGACGCGTGACCTGGCCCACCACGAGTGGAAGTTCGAGAACTACGACCGTGCGGTGACGGTGCTGGGCGAGGACCACAAGCTCCAGGCCGACCAGCTGTCGGCTACCCTAGAACTGCTGGGCAACGACACCGAGCAACTCCGGCAAGTGTTTTACTCGTGGGTCAACCTCCCCGAGGGCGGGATGAGTACCCGCGAAGGGACCGGGATCGATCTGGACGACCTGCTCGACGAAGCGATCGATCGGGCACGGGATGAGGTCGAGGACCGCCTCGACGACCGGAGCCGGGGTGATCTCGACGAGGACGACATCGAGCGCATCGCCCACCAGGTCGGTATCGGCGCCGTCCGATACGACATCGTCTCGAAACAGCCCACGAAGGGGATCACCTTCGAGTGGGACCGCGCGCTGGACTTCGAGGCCCAGTCGGCACCCTACGTCCAGTACGTCCACGCGCGGTGCTGTGGCATCCTCGACGAAACCGGGGACCGCCCCACTGAACCCGACTTCGACGCGCTCACCGAGCCCGAGGAACTGGATCTCCTGCGTGTCGTCGCCCGCTTCCCGAGAGTCATCGAGGAAGCCGCCGAGGACCTCCAACCCCACAGCGTCGCGACGTACACCCGCGACATCGCCGAGACGTTCAACGCCTTCTATCGGGAGTGTCCGGTGCTGGACGCCGATCCGGAGACCCGGCGAGCGCGGCTGGCGCTCGTGGTCGCGGCACGGAACACGGTCGCGAACGCGCTCGATGCCGTCGGCGTCGAAGCCCCAACGTCGATGTGA
- a CDS encoding DUF6276 family protein, with protein MSCPECGGEQLVIPVPVDLREHLRGDAPGVLVCRSCLAMRPADDPPAELPDLTSLDDALPSNPEAALPLVLLVGLLDSLAVNRSEITALLERAERAGADPLLVVDRLGDSFGADAHVDLASRRRQLEQLL; from the coding sequence ATGTCCTGTCCCGAGTGTGGCGGCGAGCAACTGGTGATTCCGGTTCCCGTGGACCTCCGGGAGCACCTCCGGGGGGACGCACCGGGCGTCCTCGTCTGTCGGTCCTGCCTGGCGATGCGTCCGGCGGACGACCCGCCGGCCGAACTGCCCGATCTGACGAGTCTGGACGACGCCCTCCCGTCGAACCCGGAGGCGGCGCTCCCGCTCGTGTTACTCGTCGGGTTGCTGGACTCGCTCGCGGTCAACCGAAGCGAGATCACCGCGTTGCTCGAACGTGCCGAACGGGCCGGCGCCGACCCGTTGCTGGTCGTCGACCGGCTCGGTGACAGTTTCGGCGCGGACGCCCACGTCGACTTGGCGAGTCGCCGTCGACAGCTCGAACAGTTGCTGTGA
- a CDS encoding MinD/ParA family ATP-binding protein, producing MSGYVCTVAGGKGGVGKTTTAVNVGSALQEMGYDVAVVDADLGMANLGAMLSVEPERSLHEILAGDGAVSEALTDAPGGLTVIPGEQSLEAFADADPAKLRKVIKTLRNAYDVVLIDTGAGLSHEVAVPLGLADGIVLVTTPDTVAVGDTVKTAELADRIDGNVIGAIINRVTRHTDVAAITEQFDFPLLAVIPDDPQATTEEPLVLNAPESSAADAFRRLTTALEGLWFHDQSVEEDIDTIVDDDWFIEGEESDTDAEDEDSGGGVFGLFN from the coding sequence ATGTCGGGGTACGTGTGTACGGTTGCGGGCGGAAAGGGAGGTGTCGGGAAGACGACGACAGCGGTCAACGTCGGGTCTGCCCTGCAGGAGATGGGGTACGATGTCGCCGTCGTAGACGCGGACCTCGGGATGGCGAACCTCGGTGCGATGCTGTCGGTCGAACCCGAACGGAGCCTCCACGAGATCCTGGCCGGTGACGGCGCCGTCAGTGAGGCATTGACCGACGCGCCGGGTGGGCTGACGGTCATCCCCGGCGAGCAGTCTCTGGAAGCCTTTGCCGACGCCGATCCGGCCAAGCTCCGGAAGGTCATCAAGACGCTGCGGAACGCCTACGACGTTGTCCTGATCGACACCGGCGCGGGGCTGAGCCACGAAGTGGCGGTGCCGCTGGGGCTTGCCGACGGGATCGTGCTGGTGACGACGCCGGACACCGTCGCGGTCGGGGACACCGTCAAGACCGCGGAACTCGCCGACCGGATCGACGGCAACGTCATCGGCGCGATCATCAACCGCGTGACCCGACACACCGACGTTGCAGCCATCACCGAGCAGTTCGACTTCCCGCTGCTCGCCGTGATTCCAGACGACCCGCAGGCGACGACCGAGGAACCGCTCGTCCTCAACGCCCCCGAGAGCTCGGCTGCGGACGCGTTCCGGCGACTGACGACCGCCCTGGAGGGGCTGTGGTTCCACGACCAGAGCGTCGAGGAAGACATCGATACGATCGTCGACGACGACTGGTTCATCGAGGGTGAGGAAAGCGACACCGACGCCGAAGACGAGGACTCCGGGGGCGGGGTCTTCGGGTTGTTCAACTGA
- the prf1 gene encoding peptide chain release factor aRF-1, translating into MSEQEQDQSDKQKYEFRKVIEELKDYRGSGTQLVSIYVPEDKLLSDVVAHVTQEHSEASNIKSKDTRTAVQDALTSIKDRLRYYDTSPENGMVLFSGAIDQGGGRTDMVTKVLESPPDPIQSFRYHCDAEFLTEPLEDMLADKGLFGLIVLDRREANVGWLKGKRVEPVKSASSLVPGKQRKGGQSAQRFARLRLEAIDNFYQEVAGMANDLMVDDRHEMDGVLVGGPSPTKDEFLDGDYLHHELQDMVLGKFDVAYTDESGLYDLVDAADEVLAQHEILQDKQTMEEFFKQLHDGNKATYGFDQTRQNLNMGAVDQLLISEDLRKDVVSYTCENGHDEYELINSTADTDDHDCTRCSATVDAADAEREDAIDHLMELADQRGSETVFVSTDFEKGEQLLTAFGGVAGLLRYSTGV; encoded by the coding sequence ATGAGCGAGCAGGAACAGGATCAATCGGACAAACAGAAATACGAGTTCCGCAAGGTGATCGAGGAGCTCAAGGATTACCGGGGATCGGGAACACAACTCGTCTCTATCTACGTCCCCGAGGACAAGCTCCTCAGCGATGTCGTCGCCCACGTCACCCAGGAGCACTCCGAGGCCTCGAACATCAAGTCCAAGGACACGCGAACGGCCGTCCAGGACGCGTTGACCTCGATCAAGGACCGACTTCGCTACTACGACACCTCCCCCGAGAACGGCATGGTACTGTTCTCGGGTGCCATCGATCAGGGCGGCGGCCGGACGGATATGGTGACGAAAGTCCTCGAATCGCCGCCGGACCCGATCCAGTCGTTCCGATACCACTGTGACGCCGAGTTCCTCACCGAGCCACTGGAGGACATGCTGGCCGACAAGGGTCTCTTCGGCCTCATCGTGCTCGACCGACGCGAGGCCAACGTCGGCTGGCTCAAAGGAAAGCGGGTCGAACCCGTCAAATCCGCGTCGTCGCTGGTCCCGGGCAAACAGCGGAAAGGTGGCCAGTCGGCACAACGGTTCGCCCGGCTGCGCCTCGAAGCGATCGACAACTTCTACCAGGAAGTCGCCGGCATGGCGAACGACCTGATGGTCGACGACCGCCACGAGATGGACGGCGTACTCGTCGGTGGTCCCTCACCGACGAAAGACGAGTTCCTCGACGGAGATTACCTCCACCACGAACTCCAGGACATGGTCCTCGGGAAGTTCGACGTGGCCTACACCGACGAGTCGGGGCTGTACGATCTCGTCGACGCGGCCGACGAGGTCCTGGCTCAACACGAGATCCTCCAGGACAAACAGACCATGGAGGAGTTCTTCAAGCAACTCCACGACGGCAACAAGGCCACCTACGGCTTCGATCAGACCCGCCAGAACCTCAACATGGGCGCGGTCGATCAGCTCCTCATCTCCGAGGACCTCCGGAAAGACGTCGTCAGCTACACTTGCGAGAACGGTCACGACGAGTACGAACTGATAAACAGCACCGCCGATACCGATGACCACGACTGCACCCGGTGTTCGGCGACGGTCGATGCCGCGGACGCCGAGCGCGAGGACGCCATCGACCACCTGATGGAACTGGCCGACCAGCGGGGCTCGGAGACGGTCTTCGTCTCGACGGACTTCGAGAAGGGTGAACAGCTCCTGACCGCCTTCGGCGGGGTCGCCGGCCTCCTGCGGTACTCGACCGGCGTGTAA